From Cucurbita pepo subsp. pepo cultivar mu-cu-16 unplaced genomic scaffold, ASM280686v2 Cp4.1_scaffold000102, whole genome shotgun sequence, a single genomic window includes:
- the LOC111783831 gene encoding protein LHCP TRANSLOCATION DEFECT, translated as MASVSCTSTSINLSPTSFNSRPPLKLGSQFLGLQSNFRWVSPIAIGPSNGSRATCWFNLRQNAEGAGIYGSQSRDDFIRDDVEQYFNYMGMLAVEGTYDKMEALLSQDIHPVDILLMLAASEGDKPKLEELLKAGAKYDVKDVDGRTAIDRAPNQEIKDFILNFSVEKL; from the exons ATGGCTTCCGTCTCCTGTACTTCTACCTCCATAAATCTCTCCCCAACATCCTTCAATTCTCGCCCCCCACTCAAATTGGGTTCCCAGTTTCTCGGTCTTCAATCCAACTTCCGATGGGTCTCACCCATCGCCATTGGACCCTCCAACGGCTCTAGAGCAACCTGCTGGTTCAACCTTAGGCAAAATGCCGAAGGTGCAGGCATTTATGGCAGCCAGTCCCGAGACGACTTCATCAGAGACGATGTTGAGCAG TATTTTAACTACATGGGAATGCTCGCTGTGGAGGGTACGTATGACAAAATGGAGGCTCTTTTGAGCCAAGACATTCACCCAGTGGACATTTTGCTGATGCTGGCTGCCTCAGAAGGGGACAAACCAAAGCTTGAGGAGCTATTGAAAGCTGGGGCTAAGTATGATGTTAAAGATGTAGATGGCCGAACAGCCATTGATAGGGCACCTAATCAAGAAATCAAggattttattcttaatttttctgTTGAGAAGCTATGA
- the LOC111783844 gene encoding glucose-6-phosphate/phosphate translocator 2, chloroplastic-like: MISSFTQSAKPIHGSHVVHRRSSPASIRLFSCPPPLPALKPQGFVLCMKNALHISSVSNFGPLRTRKSDLVTSKAYEADRSHPIESNVELTVAEARTEAAKKVKIGLYFALWWGLNVVFNIYNKKVLNAFQYPWLTSTLSLAVGSLIMLVSWMTRIAEAPTTDFEFWKSLFPVAVAHTIGHVAATVSMSKVAVSFTHIIKSGEPAFSVLVSRFLLGETFPVPVYLSLLPIIGGCALAAVTELNFNMTGFMGAMISNLAFVFRNIFSKKGMKGKAVSGMNYYACLSILSLLILTPFAIAVEGPQMWAAGWKTAVSQNGPNFVWWVAAQSVFYHLYNQVSYMSLDEISPLTFSIGNTMKRISVIVSAIIIFRTPIQPVNALGAAIAVLGTFLYSQAKQ; this comes from the exons ATGATCTCTTCTTTCACTCAATCTGCAAAACCCATTCATGGGTCTCACGTCGTTCACCGCCGGAGCTCTCCGGCTTCAATCCGGCTGTTTTCTTGCCCACCTCCATTGCCGGCGCTAAAGCCCCAAGGCTTCGTTCTCTGTATGAAAAATGCCCTTCATATCTCTTCGGTTTCTAATTTCGGGCCACTGAGAACCCGGAAGAGTGATTTGGTTACGAGCAAAGCCTACGAGGCTGACCGATCGCACCCGATTGAGTCGAACGTTGAACTGACGGTAGCCGAAGCGCGAACAGAGGCGGCGAAGAAAGTGAAGATCGGACTCTATTTCGCTCTCTGGTGGGGTTTGAATGTCGTGTTCAACATTTACAACAAGAAGGTTTTGAATGCGTTTCAATATCCATGGCTAACCTCCACGCTTTCCCTCGCTGTTGGCTCTCTCATCATGTTAGTCTCTTGGATGACAAGGATCGCCGAGGCACCCACCACCGATTTTGAGTTCTGGAAATCTTTGTTCCCT GTTGCTGTGGCCCATACGATTGGGCATGTAGCGGCCACCGTGAGCATGTCAAAGGTTGCTGTCTCATTCACTCATATCATCAAGAGTGGTGAGCCTGCATTTAGTGTATTGGTTTCAAGGTTCCTGTTGGGTGAGACTTTCCCTGTTCCTGTCTACCTCTCTCTTCTACCGATCATCGGCGGTTGCGCGCTTGCTGCCGTGACCGAGCTTAACTTCAACATGACTG GATTCATGGGAGCCATGATATCAAACTTGGCATTTGTGTTCAGAAACATATTTTCCAAGAAAGGCATGAAGGGGAAGGCTGTTAGCGGGATGAACTACTACGCCTGTTTGTCTATTCTGTCCCTTTTGATTCTTACCCCATTTGCTATTGCTGTCGAAGGACCGCAGATGTGGGCTGCAGGATGGAAAACTGCTGTCTCTCAGAATGGACCTAACTTCGTTTG GTGGGTAGCAGCTCAAAGTGTGTTCTATCATCTCTATAACCAAGTATCCTACATGTCTCTGGACGAAATTTCTCCCTTGACATTCAGCATTGGTAACACCATGAAACGTATATCGGTCATAGTTTCTGCAATCATCATCTTCCGCACACCCATCCAACCCGTCAACGCTCTTGGAGCTGCGATCGCTGTTCTCGGGACCTTCTTATATTCACAG GCAAAACAATGA
- the LOC111783840 gene encoding uncharacterized protein LOC111783840: MFHASLQCRQSSFLCTNSFFETRQHDKERAFLSDVNDWSKSTRQLKQEKLFRFSETEILTKNDEEKLRKKENLIDYGTLHCYNSLSPPYSKVQSNLGNGNGDTNSYSGEWPMSKPANNVLHSQVVPMQSNKKYSVSQNGKGSIMRHVPNVSPNGRNRNISLGKVNSVLKTSQFTEAANGISKGVAVEEFSKVIVNGSGTKMMEVLATAHKPDIKERLNGVYESVLVVDGVSAAKEVVSIKERLNGVYESILVVDGVYE, encoded by the coding sequence ATGTTTCATGCTTCCTTGCAGTGTCGACAAAGTTCTTTTTTGTGCACCAATTCATTTTTTGAAACTAGACAACATGACAAGGAGAGGGCGTTTCTGTCTGATGTAAATGATTGGTCTAAGAGTACTAGGCAGCTGAAACAAGAGAAGCTCTTTAGGTTTTCAGAAACTGAGATCCTGACGAAGAATGACGAAGAAAAgctaagaaaaaaagaaaatctcatTGACTATGGGACTTTGCATTGTTACAACAGTCTTTCCCCTCCATATTCTAAGGTTCAGTCAAATTTGGGGAATGGCAATGGAGACACTAATTCTTATTCTGGGGAATGGCCCATGAGCAAGCCTGCAAATAATGTTTTGCATAGTCAGGTTGTTCCTATGCAAAGTAACAAAAAGTATTCTGTTTCTCAAAATGGAAAGGGGTCAATTATGCGTCACGTACCAAATGTTTCACCTAATGGCAGAAATAGAAATATCTCTTTGGGAAAGGTGAATAGTGTACTAAAAACTTCGCAATTTACTGAAGCTGCTAATGGAATAAGTAAGGGTGTAGCTGTGGAAGAATTTTCTAAAGTGATCGTCAATGGAAGTGGCACCAAGATGATGGAAGTACTTGCAACTGCTCATAAGCCAGATATAAAGGAGAGGCTTAATGGTGTATATGAAAGCGTTCTTGTTGTTGATGGTGTATCTGCAGCAAAGGAAGTTGTTTCAATAAAGGAGAGGCTTAATGGTGTATATGAAAGCATTCTTGTTGTTGATGGTGTATATGAataa
- the LOC111783829 gene encoding uncharacterized protein LOC111783829: MASSVAENRQEKLASMLDQLYLECGILHKMIYKNKNQHRRSSYFRYLLQVRRDLRLLQAAKLEELVNSCFQVIDGKKPKQKIHFLESLKRRKCEVGKYNFMEQLLGAARLLSEMVEPIFKAATEISILLARTFFTGFCFIILALLARIRVLVQQILLDVVSIFNMVASISKKKHVVTINQEGIQVFREFYPTNDEFVLLECVWKEDKFILQENKQEVATNNQEEHIGPNVSSAASTVRYQSLKSFLGDDEPATKQAEANQSNDEALDLMKMSKNDLLASPSKRVNDISVKDITETKDSSISPAATSSQTFVPREGSSLVNSSPSLVGAKKLHSKRPAFVSIKPPNPITTSAVGIQFNETKADSVEKEDPFFALLTGGKRKSSLF, from the exons ATGGCCTCTTCTGTAGCTGAAAACCGTCAGGAGAAGTTGGCATCCATGCTTGACCAGCTCTATTTAGAATGTGGCATTCTAcataaaatgatttataagaacaagaaccagCATCGCCGGAGTTCCTATTTTCGATATCTTTTACAG gtAAGGAGAGATTTAAGACTTCTACAAGCTGCCAAGTTAGAGGAGTTGGTAAATTCCTGCTTTCAAGTTATCGATGGAAAGAAACCTAAGCAAAAGATTCATTTTTTAGAAAG TTTGAAAAGGAGGAAATGTGAAGTTGGGAAATATAATTTCATGGAACAGCTTCTGGGGGCTGCACGCCTACTATCAGAG ATGGTGGAGCCAATTTTTAAGGCAGCAAC TGAGATATCTATCTTGCTTGCTCGAACATTTTTCACAGGGTTTTGCTTTATAATTTTGGCATTACTGGCACGTATTCGGGTGTTGGTTCAACAA ATATTACTCGATGTTGTTTCAATATTCAACATGGTTGCgtctatctccaaaaaaaagCATGTAGTTACAATAAACCAGGAAGGAATTCAG GTCTTTAGAGAGTTTTACCCTACAAATGATGAATTTGTCCTCTTAGAGTGTGTTTGGAAAGAAGACAAATTTATATtgcaagaaaacaaacaagaagTTGCGACTAACAATCAGGAAGAACATATTGGGCCAAATGTTTCTTCAGCCGCATCAACTGTGCGGTATCAGAGCCTTAAATCTTTTCTTGGAG ATGATGAACCTGCTACCAAGCAGGCAGAGGCAAATCAAAGTAATGACGAAGCTCTTGATCTAATGAAAATGAGTAAGAATGATTTGCTAGCAAGCCCTTCCAAAAGAGTTAACGATATTTCTGTCAAAGATATTACAGAGACAAAAGACAGTTCAATCAGTCCTGCAGCGACCTCGAGCCAGACATTCGTGCCTCGAGAAGGTAGTTCTCTTGTAAATTCAAGCCCCTCGTTGGTTGGTGCAAAAAAACTGCATTCGAAGAGGCCAGCATTTGTTTCAATTAAGCCTCCCAACCCGATTACAACTAGTGCAGTGGGAATTCAATTCAATGAAACCAAAGCTGATAGTGTGGAGAAGGAGGATCCATTTTTCGCTTTGCTCACCGGTGGGAAACGCAAAAGCAGTCTATTTTAG